One Mercurialis annua linkage group LG3, ddMerAnnu1.2, whole genome shotgun sequence DNA window includes the following coding sequences:
- the LOC126672794 gene encoding uncharacterized protein LOC126672794 — MIARHKELREKIRQLTSLYDIDSAECIYEDQEQDPTGSLRIGDIRLATGKLEDDPAQVQDDLLEINLGTDESPKPIYINAGLDEGFREQLIDLLIEFRDCFAWSYEEMPGLDPDIAEHKLPLKSGFRPFRQPPQRMSREVDTLIQDEIKRLEDAKFIREAQYTEWLSNIVPVMKKNGKLRVCVDFRNLNLATPKDEYPMPVADMLIDRAAGHTILSFLDAHSGYNQVPISKEDISKTAFRCPGPIGAYEWVVMPFGLKNAGATYQRAMNKMFRGLECLEVYIDDVVIKSNTGEVHLADLRKGFERIRRNGWSVLLRGRETDEWIWTDEQQRVFDDLKGYLAKPPVMTPPKPNKPLLLYLSAAHESLGCMLAQEDDGVERAVYYLSRGMTDTEIRYTDIEKMCLCLYFTCCKLRYYMLPVVVYVLSQTDIIKYILSKPYLRNRIGKWAIAMSEFTLVYVPQRAVKGQVLADFLADHPGITLKEETPGQVDITSFDIAVWEMWFDGSRTSQGAGAGVHIVTPLGASYQLSCRLQFECTNNQAEYEALIFGFEILAELGARAISVKGDSLLVIKQVTGEFKCESELLVRYCNKAKHLIEGFQDTRIEYTERADNGVANDLAQHGSGYKVNREFDAIERETPNLHTGGITIDERQFSVYQLDVTQDWRDELLKWFEKPDATNRRLRTLALNYVVLAGELYKKGFEGLLFRCIGPKEAMLAMAEVHEGIAGAHQAGPRMRWLIHKYGFYWPKMEQDCIRYAKGCEACQKFGPIQHVPAEDLHSIIKPWPFRGWAVDLIGKVYPGSSDGHTFVIIATCYFTKWVEAKPLKSPTQEAVIKFFKEYIVHRHGLPESITTDQGTMFTGSDISWWASQMKIKMLHSTPYYAQANGQAEATNKAIKHIVQKMIEENPRQWHVFLSEAVWANRTSQKSATGTSPFRLVYGYDAMLPMELTVTSTRRRYQCELSKEDYFDKMVIDSLDMDEERLAALDHLEAQKRRVERAYNKRVKRKAFTEGDIVWKAILPIGHKDTRLGKWSPNWEGPFIVVNKLTGGAYLLADVDGEEHDRAINGQFLKKYVPSCWEGVDRRLFGADEE; from the exons atgaTAGCACGCCATAAAGAATTGAGGGAAAAGATTAGACAGTTAACCTCGCTGTATGATATTGATTCGGCCGAATGCATCTATGAGGACCAGGAGCAGGACCCAACAGGATCGCTGCGGATCGGGGACATACGATTGGCAACCGGGAAGTTAGAAGATGATCCCGCCCAAGTACAGGACGATCTCCTCGAAATCAATCTGGGGACAGATGAATCGCCCAAACCCATATACATCAACGCAGGACTGGACGAAGGATTCAGAGAGCAACTGATCGACTTACTCATTGAGTTCCGCGATTGTTTTGCCTGGTCGTACGAAGAAATGCCGGGCCTCGATCCTGATATCGCCGAACATAAGCTTCCATTAAAGAGCGGAtttcggccatttcggcaaCCTCCCCAGCGAATGTCCAGGGAAGTGGATACGCTCATACAAGATGAGATTAAGCGGCTGGAAGATGCCAAGTTTATTCGGGAAGCCCAatacaccgaatggctctctaACATCGTACCAGTAATGAAGAAAAACGGGAAGCTGCGAGTATGCGTTGATTTTCGGAACCTAAACCTGGCCACGCCCAAAGACGAATACCCAATGCCCGTGGCCGATATGCTGATTGACAGGGCAGCCGGACACACAATACTCAGTTTCCTCGACGCTCACTCTGGGTACAACCAAGTTCCAATCAGCAAAGAggacatctccaaaacggctTTTAGATGCCCCGGGCCGATCGGGGCGTACGAGTGGGTCGTGATGCCCTTTGGCTTGAAAAACGCAggggcaacatatcagagggcgaTGAACAAGATGTTCAGAGGCCTTGAATGCCTTGAGGTCTACATCGACGACGtcgtaatcaaatcaaacaccGGCGAAGTTCATTTGGCCGATCTCCGGAAAGGTTTCGAGCGTATACGACGTAATGG ctggagtgttttgctGAGGGGAAGAGAGACCGATGAGTGGATATGGACGGACGAGCAACAGAGGGTGTTTGACGATTTGAAAGGATACTTGGCGAAACCTCCGGTAATGACCCCTCCAAAGCCGAATAAGCCGTTGTTGCTATACCTATCGGCTGCACACGAATCCCTaggatgtatgctcgcccaagaggacgatGGGGTCGAGAGAGCAGTCTACTACTTAAGCCGAGGAATGACGGACACAGAGattcgctataccgacatagaaaaaatgtgtctatgcTTGTACTTCACATGCTGCAAGCTGCGATACTATATGTTGCCGGTCGTAGTGTATGTATTATCCCAGACCGACATAATTAAGTATATCTTATCAAAGCCATACCTGAGGAATCGGATTGGAAAATGGGCGATTGCAATGTCCGAATTCACATTGGTGTACGTTCCTcaaagagcagtaaaaggacaagtATTGGCAGACTTCTTGGCCGATCACCCTGGTATTACCCTCAAGGAAGAGACACCTGGTCAAGTAGACATCACGTCCTTCGACATCGCCGTGTGGGAAATGTGGTTCGACGGATCCAGGacaagccagggggcaggcgcgGGAGTACACATCGTCACACCCTTGGGGGCATCCTACCAGCTATCATGCAGACTCCAGTTCGAATGCACCAACAAtcaagcagaatatgaggccctcatATTCGGTTTTGAGATTTTGGCCGAGCTAGGGGCACGGGCGATCAGTGTAAAAGGAGATTCTTTGCTAGTCATTAAACAAGTGACAGGAGAATTTAAATGCGAGTCCGAGCTATTGGTGAggtattgcaacaaggcgaaacaCCTGATCGAAGGATTCCAAGACACGAGAATAGAATACACAGAGAGGGCCGACAACGGCGTTGCAAACGACCTAGCTCAGCACGGTAGCGGTTACAAGGTAAACCGAGAATTCGATGCCATAGAGAGGGAAACACCGAACCTCCACACCGGGGGCATCACGATCGACGAAAGACAGTTCTCGGTTTACCAGCTGGACgtcacccaagattggagggaCGAGCTCCTGAAGTGGTTCGAGAAACCAGACGCCACAAATAGGAGGTTGAGGACTTTAGCCCTTAATTACGTGGTCTTAGCCGGCGAGTTATATAAGAAGGGCTTTGAAGGGCTACTATTCAGATGCATCGGTCCGAAAGAGGCGATGCTTGCCATGGCCGAAGTACACGAAGGTATAGCAGGCGCCCACCAAGCGGGCCCCAGAATGAGGTGGCTCatccataaatacggcttttattggccgaaaatggaacaagatTGCATAAGATATGCCAAAGGATGCGAAGCCTGTCAGAAATTCGGCCCAATACAACACGTCCCGGCCGAAGACCTGCACTCCATCATCAAGCCTTGGCCATTCAGAGGATGGGCGGTCGACCTGATAGGGAAAGTATACCCCGGCTCGTCTGACGGTCATACTTTTGTGATTATCGCCACTTGTTACTTCACCAAGTGGGTCGAGGCTAAACCTTTGAAGTCGCCGACACAAGAAGCGGTGATCAAGTTCTTCAAAGAATACATCGTCCACCGACATGGCTTGCCCGAGTCTATAACCACagatcaagggacgatgttcacaGGGAGCGATATAAGTTGGTGGGCTTCCCAAATGAAGATAAAGATGTTACACTCAACACCGTACTACGCCCAGGCCAACGGACAGGCCGAAGCCACGAACAAAGCCATCAAGCATATAGTtcaaaagatgattgaagaaaacccaaggCAATGGCATGTGTTTCTATCAGAAGCTGTTTGGGCGAATAGAACCAGTCAGAAGTCGGCTACTGGGACCTCGCCTTTTAGACTGGTCTATGGTTACGATgcgatgttgccaatggagctAACCGTCACGTCTACTCGCCGCAGATACCAATGCGAATTGTCCAAAGAAGATTACTTCGACAAGATGGTAATAGATTCTCTAGACATGGACGAAGAACGTTTAGCGGCGTTAGACCACTTAGAAGCAcagaaaagaagggtcgagAGAGCTTACAACAAGCGGGTAAAACGGAAAGCTTTTACCGAAGGCGATATAGTATGGAAAGCAATCTTGCCTATCGGCCACAAAGACACTCGGCTTGGCAAATGGAGCCCGAACTGGGAAGGTCCCTTTATCGTGGTCAACAAGTTAACAGGCGGTGCTTATCTGTTGGCAGATGTTGATGGGGAAGAACACGATAGGGCGATCAACGGTCAGTTCCTGAAAAAGTACGTTCCAAGCTGTTGGGAGGGCGTAGACCGTCGGTTATTCGGAGCCGACGAAGAGTAA
- the LOC126671783 gene encoding adenylate isopentenyltransferase-like yields MKFHFSYSAAISHISVPVFSSKPHSSPRRRLPPPPRWVRMESSSSSSSAAAQKDGKIVVIMGATGCGKTKLSIDLATKFQSEIINSDKMQVYNGLDITTNKITLQERHGVTHHLLGDIDPVGHEFSPADFRFHAGLAVSDILSRHKLPLLVGGSNSFIHSLLVDRFNPELDVFDSTNSVISTQLRYNCRILWVDVSLPLLCEYLCKRVDEMLDSGMFEELLEYYDSVNPASQPGLRKAIGVPEFERYFKKYPPGYGGEWDKVRRGVYEEAVRMIKDNTCQLAKRQMGKIMRLKNAGWDLQRVDATAAFREVMRNESDDEEDGDDIKRNSKNNNYYYYNNNNNCYYYNENNNNNNVIVIKKKKKRRKRKKWMEIWERDVLKPSMKIVNNFLDE; encoded by the coding sequence ATGAAGTTCCATTTCTCCTACTCCGCCGCCATTTCTCATATTTCCGTCCCGGTTTTCTCATCCAAACCCCACTCCAGTCCCCGGAGGAGACTTCCACCGCCGCCGCGGTGGGTTCGGATGGAATCCTCATCTTCTTCCTCCTCCGCCGCCGCCCAGAAAGACGGGAAGATCGTCGTAATAATGGGGGCAACCGGGTGTGGTAAAACGAAGCTCTCCATTGATTTAGCGACCAAGTTTCAATCTGAAATCATCAACTCTGATAAAATGCAAGTCTATAACGGCCTCGACATCACCACCAACAAAATCACTCTTCAAGAACGGCACGGCGTCACCCATCATTTACTCGGCGATATTGACCCGGTTGGTCACGAGTTTTCCCCGGCAGATTTTCGGTTCCACGCCGGTTTAGCCGTCTCTGATATTCTATCACGTCACAAGCTGCCGCTTTTAGTTGGTGGGTCCAATTCTTTTATTCATTCTCTCCTAGTTGACCGATTTAACCCCGAGTTAGACGTATTTGACTCGACCAACTCAGTCATTTCAACTCAGTTAAGGTACAACTGTCGTATTCTCTGGGTGGATGTCTCATTGCCGTTGCTATGTGAGTATTTATGCAAACGGGTCGACGAAATGCTCGACTCGGGCATGTTCGAGGAGCTACTAGAGTATTACGATTCGGTTAACCCGGCGAGTCAACCGGGTTTAAGGAAGGCGATCGGGGTGCCGGAGTTTGagagatattttaaaaagtatccACCTGGGTATGGAGGAGAGTGGGATAAAGTACGGAGAGGTGTATACGAGGAAGCAGTGAGAATGATAAAGGATAACACGTGTCAGTTAGCCAAGAGGCAAATGGGGAAGATTATGAGATTAAAAAATGCGGGATGGGACCTACAGAGAGTGGACGCAACGGCGGCGTTTAGAGAAGTGATGAGGAATGAATCAGACGATGAGGAGGACGGTGATGACATTAAAagaaatagtaaaaataataattattattattataataataataacaattgttattattataatgaaaataataataataataatgttattgttattaaaaagaaaaaaaagagaaggaaGAGAAAAAAATGGATGGAAATATGGGAGAGAGATGTTTTGAAGCCGAGCATGAAGATTGTGAATAACTTCTTGGATGAGTAG